The following proteins are encoded in a genomic region of Nycticebus coucang isolate mNycCou1 chromosome 19, mNycCou1.pri, whole genome shotgun sequence:
- the USP14 gene encoding ubiquitin carboxyl-terminal hydrolase 14 isoform X6, with translation MTVLMMGSADALPEEPLAKTVFVEDMTEEQLASAMELPCGLTNLGNTCYMNATVQCIRSVPELKDALKRYAGALRASGEMSSAQYITAALRDLFDSMDKTSSSIPPIILLQFLHMAFPQFAEKGEQGQYLQQDANECWVQMMRVLQQKLEAIEDDSVKETDSSSASAVTPSKKKSLIDQFFGVEFETTMKCTESEEEEVTKGKENQLQLSCFINQEVKYLFTGLKLRLQEEITKQSPTLQRNALYIKSSKISRLPAYLTIQMVRFFYKEKESVNAKVLKDVKFPLMLDVYELCTPELQEKMVSFRSKFKDLEDKKVNQQPDASDKKSSPQKEVKYEPFSFADDIGSNNCGYYDLQAVLTHQGRSSSSGHYVSWVKRKQDEWIKFDDDKVSIVTPEDILRLSGGGDWHIAYVLLYGPRRVEIMEEESEQ, from the exons ATGACTGTACTAATGATGGGGTCAGCAGATGCTCTTCCTGAAGAACCCTTAGCTAAAACTGTCTTTGTAGAAGACATGACAGAAGAACAGTTGGCATCCGCT ATGGAATTACCATGTGGATTGACAAACCTTGGTAACACTTGTTACATGAATGCTACAGTTCAATGTATTCGTTCTGTGCCTGAACTCAAAGATGCCCTTAAAAG GTATGCAGGTGCCTTGCGAGCTTCAGGGGAAATGTCTTCAGCCCAGTATATTACTGCAG CCCTTAGAGATTTGTTTGATTCCATGGATAAAACTTCTTCTAGTATCCCTCCCATCATTCTACTGCAGTTTTTGCACATGGCTTTCCCACAGTTTGCGGAGAAAGGTGAACAAGGACAGTATCTTCAGCAG GATGCTAATGAATGCTGGGTACAAATGATGCGAGTATTGCAACAGAAATTAGAAGCCATAGAAGATGATTCTGTGAAAGAG ACAGATTCTTCTTCTGCATCAGCAGTGACACCTTCTAAAAAGAAGAGTTTAATTGATCAGTTCTTTGGTGTTGAATTTGAAACTAC CATGAAATGCACAGAATCTGAAGAAGAAGAAGTCACCAAAGGAAAGGAGAATCAACTTCAACTTAGCTGTTTTATCAATCAGGAAGTCAAGTATCTTTTTACAGGACTTAAATTG CGACTTCAGGAAGAAATCACCAAACAGTCTCCAACGTTGCAAAGAAATGCTTTGTACATCAAATCT TCCAAGATCAGTCGGCTACCTGCTTACTTGACCATTCAGATGGTTCGCTTTTTTTATAAGGAGAAGGAGTCTGTGAATGCCAAAGTTTTAAAG GATGTTAAATTTCCTCTTATGTTGGATGTGTATGAACTGTGTACACCAGAACTTCAGGAGAAAATGGTCTCTTTTCGATCAAAATTCAAGGATTTAGAAGATAAAAAAGTGAATCAGCAGCCAGATGCA AGTGATAAAAAGAGTAGTCCCCAGAAAGAAGTAAAGTATGAACCCTTTTCTTTTGCTGATG ATATCGGCTCTAATAATTGTGGATACTATGATTTACAAGCAGTGCTAACACACCAGGGAAGGTCTAGTTCTTCGGGTCATTATGTGTCATGGGTAAAAAGGAAACAAG ATGAATGGATTAAGTTTGATGATGATAAGGTCAGCATTGTAACACCGGAAGATATCTTGCGGCTCTCTGGTGGTGGAGACTGGCACATAGCTTATGTTCTACTGTATGGGCCTCGCAGAGTTGAAATAATGGAAGAGGAAAGTGAACAGTAA
- the USP14 gene encoding ubiquitin carboxyl-terminal hydrolase 14 isoform X5 — MLEQGADYLGMTVLMMGSADALPEEPLAKTVFVEDMTEEQLASAMELPCGLTNLGNTCYMNATVQCIRSVPELKDALKRYAGALRASGEMSSAQYITAALRDLFDSMDKTSSSIPPIILLQFLHMAFPQFAEKGEQGQYLQQDANECWVQMMRVLQQKLEAIEDDSVKETDSSSASAVTPSKKKSLIDQFFGVEFETTMKCTESEEEEVTKGKENQLQLSCFINQEVKYLFTGLKLRLQEEITKQSPTLQRNALYIKSSKISRLPAYLTIQMVRFFYKEKESVNAKVLKDVKFPLMLDVYELCTPELQEKMVSFRSKFKDLEDKKVNQQPDASDKKSSPQKEVKYEPFSFADDIGSNNCGYYDLQAVLTHQGRSSSSGHYVSWVKRKQDEWIKFDDDKVSIVTPEDILRLSGGGDWHIAYVLLYGPRRVEIMEEESEQ; from the exons GGAATGACTGTACTAATGATGGGGTCAGCAGATGCTCTTCCTGAAGAACCCTTAGCTAAAACTGTCTTTGTAGAAGACATGACAGAAGAACAGTTGGCATCCGCT ATGGAATTACCATGTGGATTGACAAACCTTGGTAACACTTGTTACATGAATGCTACAGTTCAATGTATTCGTTCTGTGCCTGAACTCAAAGATGCCCTTAAAAG GTATGCAGGTGCCTTGCGAGCTTCAGGGGAAATGTCTTCAGCCCAGTATATTACTGCAG CCCTTAGAGATTTGTTTGATTCCATGGATAAAACTTCTTCTAGTATCCCTCCCATCATTCTACTGCAGTTTTTGCACATGGCTTTCCCACAGTTTGCGGAGAAAGGTGAACAAGGACAGTATCTTCAGCAG GATGCTAATGAATGCTGGGTACAAATGATGCGAGTATTGCAACAGAAATTAGAAGCCATAGAAGATGATTCTGTGAAAGAG ACAGATTCTTCTTCTGCATCAGCAGTGACACCTTCTAAAAAGAAGAGTTTAATTGATCAGTTCTTTGGTGTTGAATTTGAAACTAC CATGAAATGCACAGAATCTGAAGAAGAAGAAGTCACCAAAGGAAAGGAGAATCAACTTCAACTTAGCTGTTTTATCAATCAGGAAGTCAAGTATCTTTTTACAGGACTTAAATTG CGACTTCAGGAAGAAATCACCAAACAGTCTCCAACGTTGCAAAGAAATGCTTTGTACATCAAATCT TCCAAGATCAGTCGGCTACCTGCTTACTTGACCATTCAGATGGTTCGCTTTTTTTATAAGGAGAAGGAGTCTGTGAATGCCAAAGTTTTAAAG GATGTTAAATTTCCTCTTATGTTGGATGTGTATGAACTGTGTACACCAGAACTTCAGGAGAAAATGGTCTCTTTTCGATCAAAATTCAAGGATTTAGAAGATAAAAAAGTGAATCAGCAGCCAGATGCA AGTGATAAAAAGAGTAGTCCCCAGAAAGAAGTAAAGTATGAACCCTTTTCTTTTGCTGATG ATATCGGCTCTAATAATTGTGGATACTATGATTTACAAGCAGTGCTAACACACCAGGGAAGGTCTAGTTCTTCGGGTCATTATGTGTCATGGGTAAAAAGGAAACAAG ATGAATGGATTAAGTTTGATGATGATAAGGTCAGCATTGTAACACCGGAAGATATCTTGCGGCTCTCTGGTGGTGGAGACTGGCACATAGCTTATGTTCTACTGTATGGGCCTCGCAGAGTTGAAATAATGGAAGAGGAAAGTGAACAGTAA